The Amycolatopsis sp. DG1A-15b genome contains the following window.
CCGCGAGCAGCCGGTCGTCGTCGACCTTGTTCGCGGCCAGCAGGACCGGCTTCTTCGAGCGGCGGAGCACCCTGGAGACGGCTTCATCGGTGGCCGTGGCCCCGACCGAGGCGTCGATGACCAGCAGGACCGCGTCCGCGGTCTGCATGGCCAGCTCGGCCTGGGCGGCGACGGAGGCCTGCAGCCCGGTCGCGTCCGGCTCCCAGCCGCCCGTGTCGACCAGGGTGAACTTGCGGCCACCCCAGTAGGCGTCGTAGGCGACGCGGTCGCGGGTCACGCCCGGCACGTCCTGCACGACGGCTTCGCGCCGGCCGAGGATGCGGTTGACCAGCGTCGACTTGCCCACGTTGGGCCGGCCGACGACGGCGAGCACCGGCTGTGCGAGCGCGGCCTCCTCGGCCGCTTCGGCCGCCTCGATCTGCGCGTCGAGCGCGGCGAACTCGGTCTCTTCCGACCAGGTGCCGTCGACTTCGCCGACGCTGTCCAACTCTTCCATCACTGACCCAATTTCCCTTATACCGCACCGAATCCGTGTTCGGCACGCCAGTCGTCCAAAGTCTTCACGAGCGCCGCGAGCTCACCGCGCAGCTCTTCGGTGCCCTGGTCGAGCCCGGTCTTCCCGGGGCCGACCTTCGGCGAGAACGGCTCGCCCACGAGGATGTCCACCCGCGGCCGGAACCGTCGTTTGCCATCGGCAGGCTTGAGCGTCCCCCGTGTCGCGACCGGGAGCACGGTCGCGCCGGAGGCCCGGACCAGCCAGGCCGCGCCGCGTTCGGCCGCGCCGACGTCCCCGCGACCGCGGGTGCCTTCGGGGAAGATCCCGACGACACCGCCGTCTTTCAGGACGCCGACCGCGGTGAGCAGCGGCTTGCGGTCGATCTCGCCGCGCTTGAGCGGGATCTGCCCGATCGCCAGCATGAACTTGCCGACGATCCCGCCGAACATCTCGGCCTTGACCAGGAACGCCGAACGCCGCGGAAGCATTCCGAAGATCAGCTGCGGCTCGATCATGGAACTGTGGTTGGCGATCACGAGCAGCGACCCGGTGGCGGGGACGCGCTCGCGGCCGTGCACCCGGATGCGGAAGGCCGAGCGCAGATAGTACCGGGCGAAGACCCGCCCGGCGTCGTGGAGCCTGCCGACGGAGCCTTCCGGCAATCCGTCAGCGGTCATCGCGCTACCTCGGCGTTGCACCCCGCCAGCAGGCCGCGGTGGCTGGCGAGCTCGCTGAGGGCGACGATCACCTGGTCGATCGACAGTTCCGAAGTGTCGACGGGCACGGCGTCGTCGGCCGCGCGCAGCGGCGAGGCGGCACGGGTCGAGTCGAGGCGGTCGCGGCGCTCGACGCTCGCCAGGGCGTCGGCGACCGACGACTGACGCCCGGCCGCGGTGTCCTGGGTGCTGCGGCGCGACGCGCGGACGTCGGCCGAGGCGGTCAGGAAGACCTTGAGCGGCGAGTCCGGCGCGACGACGGTGCCGATGTCCCGGCCCTCGACGACGATCCCGCCGCGGTGCGCCACGACGTCGTCGATGATCTGCCGCTGCCGCGCGACCAGCAGCTCGCGCACGTGCGGGACGGCGGACACGGGCGAGACGGCCTTGGTGACCTCCGGCCCGCGGATGTCGGCGGCGACGTCCTCGCCGGCCAGGCGGATCTCGGGCCGTTCGGGGCTGGTGCCGATGCTGAACTCGGCCCGGTCGGCCAGGGCGGCGACGGCCTTCGCGTCGGCCGGGTCGACCCCGGCGCGCAGCACGGCGAGGGTGACCATCCGGTACATCGCCCCGGTGTCGAGGTAGCCGGCCCCGAGGCGCTGGGCGAGCTTGCGGGCGACGGTGGTCTTCCCGGTCCCCGACGGGCCGTCCAGCGCGACCACACCACGTAGGGCTCCCGTCACCGGCACTCTCCTCGCGTTACTCGTCCCGTTCGGCTTCGTCCCCATTCTGCCGGTCGGGGTGTGGAGGAGATCAGTCGCCCCGGGCGCCGAAGCGCGCCACCACCAGCGCGAGGCGCTCGTCACGGTGGGCCGGGGACAGCCGGTGGCCGCGATCCAGGGTCACCAGGCCGTGCAACGTGCTCCAGAACACCTCGGTCAGCGCGCCCGCGTCCTGCCCCCTCGCCGCCGGCTCGACGACCGCGAGGAGCTCCGCGAAGCACGCCTTCATCACCTCCGGGGTGTCGTCCTCGGCGAAGCGCAGCTCCGAGGCGAGCGTGAACATCGCGTCGTAGAGGCCCGGTTTCGCCTCGGCGAAGGCCACATACGCCTCCACCACCCCGGCCAGGCCGCCGGGACCGGCCGCCACCAGCGTCGCGGCCAGCTCCGTGAAGCCCTCCAGGGCAGCCGCCGCCATGATCGCGTCCTTGCCGCCCGGGAAGTGGCTGTAGAGCACCGGCTGGCTGTACTCGATCAGGCCCGCGAGCCGCCGGGTGGTGACCGCGTCCCAGCCCTCCGCCTCGGCGAGCTCCCTGGCCGCGGCGACGATCCGCTGCCCTCGCTCGGTCCGGTCGCGCACACGCCGTTGCCGTTGGGTCATACGTCACATGCTAGCACTGCTAGACAAACTAGCGCCGCTAGGTTAGCGTTGCTAGAAATCCTAGCGATGCTAGAAAACTGGAGGGAAACACCATGCTCGTCACCGGCTACGTCCTCGTCGCGATCGTCTCGCTCGGGATCATCTACGTCGGCCTCAACTACCTCTTCGCGCCGAAGAAGATCGCCGCGGGCTTCGGCTTCAACGAGGTTCCCGAGAACGCCGACACCTTCTTGAACGTCAAGGGCGGCCGCGACGTCGGGGCCGGGCTCGTCCCGCTGGCCCTGATGATCTACGGCGACCCGCACGCGCTGGGCTGGGTCATCCTCACCGCAGCCGTCTGGCCCGTCTTCGACATGCTGATCATCCTGCGCCACCGGGGGAAGAAGGCCATCGCCTTCGGGGTCCACGGCCTGACCGCCGCCGTGATGGCCGTCGCGGGGCTGCTCCTGCTGCTCGGCTGAAATCCCGCGAATCGGACACCTGGGTTACGGTGGTTGGGTGAACGTCGAAGTAACTCCCCTGCCCGGCATCGGGGTCCGCAAGGACTTCGCCACCCGTACCGGCCGCCGCATCGGCGTCGTCACCCAGCGGGACGGTCACATCGAGCTGATCGTGTCCAAATCGGACGATCCCGATGCCTGCGCCGCCTCGATCCCGCTCACCGCGGACGAGGCCGGCGCGCTGGCCAACCTGCTCGGCGCGCCGCAGCTGGTCGCGCAGCTGACGGAGGAGCACCGGGACCTGCCGGGGATCAGCACGCGGCAGCTGCCGATCAAGCCGTCCGGCCCGTTCGACGGCCGGACGCTCGGCGACACCGCGATGCGCACCCGCACCGGCGTCTCGGTCGTTGCGGTGGCGCGGGCGGGGCAGGTGCACCCGTCGCCGACCCCGGACTTCACGTTCACCGGGGGTGACCTGCTGGTCGCGGTCGGCACGAGCGAGGGACTCGAAGCCGCCGTCAAGATCCTCAAGTACGGCTGAGCGGCCGATGGACCACACCGCGCTGTCCCTGATCGAATTGGGGGCGGTCTTCTTCGTGCTGGGCGTGCTCGGGCGCCTGGCCGGCAAGATCGGCCTCTCCCCCATCCCGCTCTACCTGCTCGGCGGCCTCTGCTTCGGCCAAGGCGGGCTGATCCCGCTGACCGACATCGGCGGCTTCACGCACCTGGCCGGTGAAATCGGCGTCGTGCTGCTGCTCCTGCTGCTCGGCCTCGAGTACTCCGCGGCCGAGCTGTTCACCGGGCTGCGCCGCTCGTGGACGGCGGGCCTGCTCGACATCGTCCTCAACGCGGCTCCCGGCGCGGCCGTCGCGCTGCTGCTGGGCTGGGGCCCGGTCGGCGCGATGGTGATGGCGGGCGTCACGTACATCTCGTCGTCCGGGATCGTCGCCAAGGTGCTCGGCGACCTCGGCAGGCTCGGCAACCGCGAGACGCCGGTGGTGCTTTCGATCCTCGTGTTCGAGGACCTGGCGATGGCGCTCTACCTGCCGATCCTCACCGCGGTGCTGGGCGGCGTCTCCCTGCTCGGCGGCCTGGAGGCGGTCGGGATCTCGCTGCTGGTGATCACCGTGGTGCTGGTGGTCGCGCTCAAGTTCGGCCGGTACGTCTCGGCGGCCGTCGACAGCCCGGACCGCGAGGTGTTCCTGCTCAAGGTCCTCGGCGCGGCGCTGCTGGTGGCCGGGCTGGCGTCGGCGATGCAGGTGTCGGCGGCGGTCGGGGCGTTCCTGCTCGGCATCGCGATCTCCGGCTCGACGGCGGAGAACGCGACGCGCATGCTGGAGCCCCTGCGTGACCTGTTCGCCGCGGTGTTCTTCGTGGTCTTCGGGCTCAACACCAACCCGGCGTCGATCCCGCCGGTGCTCGGCTGGGCGATCGTGCTGGCGGTCGTGACGACGCTGACGAAGGTCGGCACGGGCTGGTGGGCCGCGCGCCGCCAGGGCATCGGGAAGATGGGCCGGGCCCGCGCCGGCGCGGCTTTGGTGGCGCGAGGCGAGTTCTCGATCGTCATCGCCGGCCTGGCGGTGGCCGCGGGCGCGGTCACCGGGGAACTGGCGGCCTTGGCCACGGCCTACGTCCTGCTGATGGCGATCCTCGGCCCGACGGCGGCCCGGGTCG
Protein-coding sequences here:
- a CDS encoding lysophospholipid acyltransferase family protein, with the protein product MTADGLPEGSVGRLHDAGRVFARYYLRSAFRIRVHGRERVPATGSLLVIANHSSMIEPQLIFGMLPRRSAFLVKAEMFGGIVGKFMLAIGQIPLKRGEIDRKPLLTAVGVLKDGGVVGIFPEGTRGRGDVGAAERGAAWLVRASGATVLPVATRGTLKPADGKRRFRPRVDILVGEPFSPKVGPGKTGLDQGTEELRGELAALVKTLDDWRAEHGFGAV
- the cmk gene encoding (d)CMP kinase, producing MVALDGPSGTGKTTVARKLAQRLGAGYLDTGAMYRMVTLAVLRAGVDPADAKAVAALADRAEFSIGTSPERPEIRLAGEDVAADIRGPEVTKAVSPVSAVPHVRELLVARQRQIIDDVVAHRGGIVVEGRDIGTVVAPDSPLKVFLTASADVRASRRSTQDTAAGRQSSVADALASVERRDRLDSTRAASPLRAADDAVPVDTSELSIDQVIVALSELASHRGLLAGCNAEVAR
- a CDS encoding TetR-like C-terminal domain-containing protein; its protein translation is MRDRTERGQRIVAAARELAEAEGWDAVTTRRLAGLIEYSQPVLYSHFPGGKDAIMAAAALEGFTELAATLVAAGPGGLAGVVEAYVAFAEAKPGLYDAMFTLASELRFAEDDTPEVMKACFAELLAVVEPAARGQDAGALTEVFWSTLHGLVTLDRGHRLSPAHRDERLALVVARFGARGD
- a CDS encoding cation:proton antiporter, giving the protein MDHTALSLIELGAVFFVLGVLGRLAGKIGLSPIPLYLLGGLCFGQGGLIPLTDIGGFTHLAGEIGVVLLLLLLGLEYSAAELFTGLRRSWTAGLLDIVLNAAPGAAVALLLGWGPVGAMVMAGVTYISSSGIVAKVLGDLGRLGNRETPVVLSILVFEDLAMALYLPILTAVLGGVSLLGGLEAVGISLLVITVVLVVALKFGRYVSAAVDSPDREVFLLKVLGAALLVAGLASAMQVSAAVGAFLLGIAISGSTAENATRMLEPLRDLFAAVFFVVFGLNTNPASIPPVLGWAIVLAVVTTLTKVGTGWWAARRQGIGKMGRARAGAALVARGEFSIVIAGLAVAAGAVTGELAALATAYVLLMAILGPTAARVVEPIARALQRKTAPKRAPAEAN
- a CDS encoding cation:proton antiporter regulatory subunit yields the protein MNVEVTPLPGIGVRKDFATRTGRRIGVVTQRDGHIELIVSKSDDPDACAASIPLTADEAGALANLLGAPQLVAQLTEEHRDLPGISTRQLPIKPSGPFDGRTLGDTAMRTRTGVSVVAVARAGQVHPSPTPDFTFTGGDLLVAVGTSEGLEAAVKILKYG
- a CDS encoding DUF4267 domain-containing protein gives rise to the protein MLVTGYVLVAIVSLGIIYVGLNYLFAPKKIAAGFGFNEVPENADTFLNVKGGRDVGAGLVPLALMIYGDPHALGWVILTAAVWPVFDMLIILRHRGKKAIAFGVHGLTAAVMAVAGLLLLLG